The proteins below come from a single Flavobacterium lindanitolerans genomic window:
- a CDS encoding aspartate-semialdehyde dehydrogenase, whose protein sequence is MRVAVVGATGMVGEVMLQVLAERNFPVTELIPVASEKSVGKEIEFKGKKYAVVGLETAVSMKPDIALFSAGGETSLAWAPKFAEAGTTVIDNSSAWRMHADKKLIVPEINASELTKEDKIIANPNCSTIQMVLALAPLHKKYNIKRIIVSTYQSITGTGVKAVQQLENEYAGTKGEMAYKYQIHRNAIPQCDIFEDNGYTKEEMKLVRETQKILSDKTIAVTATAVRVPIVGGHSEAVNVEFSNDFDVNEVRRILHETPGVVVQDNTDTFTYPMPLYAQGKDDVFVGRIRRDESQPNTLNMWIVADNLRKGAATNTIQIAEYLVANGLV, encoded by the coding sequence ATGAGAGTTGCTGTTGTTGGCGCAACCGGAATGGTTGGCGAAGTAATGCTTCAAGTTTTGGCAGAAAGAAATTTCCCTGTAACCGAATTAATTCCTGTAGCTTCTGAAAAATCAGTAGGCAAGGAAATTGAATTTAAGGGTAAAAAGTATGCCGTTGTCGGATTGGAAACAGCCGTATCAATGAAGCCGGACATTGCCTTATTTTCTGCCGGTGGTGAAACCTCATTGGCATGGGCTCCAAAATTCGCAGAAGCCGGGACTACCGTAATCGACAACTCATCTGCGTGGAGAATGCACGCCGACAAAAAACTGATTGTTCCTGAAATCAACGCTTCAGAACTTACAAAAGAAGATAAAATTATTGCCAACCCAAACTGTTCAACCATACAAATGGTTCTGGCTTTGGCACCTTTGCATAAAAAATACAACATCAAAAGAATTATAGTTTCAACCTACCAGTCTATTACCGGAACGGGAGTAAAAGCTGTACAGCAACTTGAAAATGAATATGCCGGCACTAAAGGTGAGATGGCCTACAAATACCAAATCCATAGAAATGCCATTCCGCAATGTGATATTTTTGAAGACAACGGATACACCAAAGAAGAAATGAAACTGGTTCGCGAAACTCAAAAAATATTAAGCGACAAAACGATTGCAGTAACCGCTACAGCTGTTAGAGTGCCTATCGTAGGGGGACATAGTGAAGCTGTGAATGTTGAATTTTCTAATGATTTCGATGTAAATGAGGTAAGACGAATTCTACATGAAACTCCGGGAGTTGTTGTTCAGGATAATACCGATACGTTTACTTACCCGATGCCTCTGTATGCACAAGGAAAAGACGATGTTTTTGTGGGAAGAATCCGCCGGGACGAATCACAACCGAACACGCTAAACATGTGGATTGTTGCTGACAACCTTCGCAAAGGTGCTGCAACCAACACTATCCAGATTGCAGAATATCTGGTTGCTAACGGCTTGGTATAA
- the mscL gene encoding large conductance mechanosensitive channel protein MscL yields the protein MGMVSEFKAFALKGNVVDLAIGVIIGAAFGKIVSSFIEDVITPLLLKPALEAANLSRIEDLVIFGSVKYGMFLSAVINFLIVAFVLFLVVKGINAARKKEAEAPAAPPAPTNEEKLLMEIRDALKNRP from the coding sequence ATGGGAATGGTATCTGAATTTAAGGCCTTTGCACTGAAAGGCAATGTTGTAGACCTGGCTATTGGTGTCATCATTGGTGCCGCTTTTGGAAAAATTGTCAGTTCTTTTATTGAAGACGTGATAACGCCGTTATTGCTAAAACCGGCTCTTGAAGCTGCTAACCTTTCCAGAATTGAGGACCTTGTTATTTTCGGGTCTGTCAAATACGGTATGTTCCTTTCTGCCGTAATTAACTTCCTTATCGTAGCGTTCGTTCTTTTCCTGGTTGTGAAAGGTATTAATGCTGCCAGAAAAAAAGAAGCCGAGGCACCTGCTGCACCACCTGCTCCAACCAATGAAGAAAAGCTGTTGATGGAAATCCGCGATGCGTTGAAAAACAGACCGTAA
- a CDS encoding bifunctional UDP-N-acetylmuramoyl-tripeptide:D-alanyl-D-alanine ligase/alanine racemase, with translation MSLKIQHIVPEIQARLSGNPDIEITNVSIDSRSLQNNSGTLFFALSGQNNDAHSYIPDLIGKGVRNFVVNHIPKGLENKANFLEVNNTLQALQDFASYYRKSFHFPIIGITGSNGKTIVKEWLNFLLSPDYNIIRSPKSYNSQVGVPLSVISINEKHNLGIFEAGISTVHEMEKLEKIIQPTIGILTNIGSAHDEGFQNQEEKIKEKLYLFEHSEVLIYQKNTLVDSLIKPDIKTFSWSLDNKEASVHISQKSVAGKTQLTITYDKISFDAVIPFQDKASIENAINCLMAMLYLGYLPEIIQERIQLLYSVEMRLKVKNGINNTEIIDDSYSSDYQSLRIALDFLEQQKQYKKKTIILSDIFQSGLPTDDLYKRVSELIASNKIDRVIGVGEEIGTYSGSFKNIITYKNTDELIADFKNLNFANETILIKGARIFQFEKIASLLEEKTHETVLEINLNAISHNLNFFRSKLKPETKLMVMVKAFGYGSGGFEIAKLLEYHKVDYLGVAFADEGIALKSAGITLPIMVLNPENTSFGAIIEHNLEPEIYSIKGLRAFLKIAEQRNLQQFPIHIKLDTGMHRLGFQENDLPELIDTLRGTSYIQVKSILSHMATSDDLEHHDFAKSQIALFEKLSSRLMQELSIEPIRHILNTSGISNYPEAQYGMVRLGIGLYGISNDPSETKYLENVGTLKSIISQIRTIQSGESVGYGRRFMAQKETRIATIPIGYADGIPRSWGNQLGYVLIKNEKAPIVGSICMDMLMVDVSAIDCQEGDPVVIFGENPNVTYIAEKLGTIPYEILTGISHRVKRVFYRE, from the coding sequence TTGAGCCTGAAAATTCAACATATTGTTCCTGAAATACAAGCCCGTCTTTCAGGAAATCCAGACATTGAAATCACCAATGTTTCCATAGACAGCCGCTCGCTGCAAAACAATTCCGGAACTTTATTTTTTGCCCTTTCCGGACAAAATAATGATGCACACAGCTATATCCCGGACCTTATCGGTAAAGGTGTACGCAATTTTGTTGTCAACCATATTCCAAAAGGACTGGAAAACAAGGCTAATTTTCTGGAAGTAAACAATACGCTGCAGGCATTACAGGACTTTGCTTCCTATTACAGAAAAAGCTTCCATTTTCCAATCATCGGGATTACGGGAAGCAACGGAAAAACCATCGTAAAGGAATGGCTTAATTTTCTGTTGAGTCCGGATTACAACATCATCCGAAGCCCAAAAAGCTACAATTCGCAAGTTGGCGTACCGCTTTCGGTAATTTCTATAAATGAAAAACACAATCTTGGGATTTTTGAAGCCGGTATTTCCACCGTACATGAAATGGAAAAACTGGAAAAAATCATCCAGCCTACCATTGGAATCCTAACCAATATAGGTTCTGCCCATGATGAAGGCTTTCAAAATCAGGAAGAAAAAATCAAGGAGAAACTGTATCTTTTCGAACATTCAGAAGTCCTGATTTATCAAAAAAACACTCTTGTCGATTCGCTTATCAAGCCAGACATCAAGACTTTTTCGTGGAGTCTTGACAATAAAGAAGCATCAGTACACATTTCGCAAAAATCGGTTGCAGGGAAAACCCAATTGACCATCACTTATGATAAAATTTCTTTTGATGCCGTGATTCCTTTTCAGGACAAAGCGTCTATCGAGAATGCCATAAACTGCCTGATGGCTATGCTTTATTTGGGCTACCTGCCGGAAATTATACAGGAAAGAATCCAGCTTCTGTATTCTGTTGAAATGCGGCTCAAAGTGAAAAACGGAATCAACAATACCGAAATCATTGACGACAGCTATAGTTCCGATTACCAATCGCTCAGAATTGCCCTGGATTTTCTGGAACAGCAAAAACAATACAAGAAAAAGACAATTATCCTTTCGGATATTTTCCAAAGCGGATTGCCCACAGACGATTTATACAAAAGAGTTTCAGAACTCATTGCTTCCAACAAAATAGACCGTGTTATTGGCGTAGGAGAAGAAATAGGCACTTATTCCGGCAGTTTCAAAAATATCATTACCTATAAAAATACGGATGAACTGATTGCCGACTTCAAAAACCTGAATTTCGCCAACGAAACCATATTGATAAAAGGAGCCCGTATTTTCCAATTTGAGAAAATCGCTTCCTTGCTCGAAGAAAAGACCCATGAAACGGTTTTGGAAATCAACCTGAACGCCATCAGTCATAATCTGAATTTTTTCAGGTCAAAGCTAAAACCCGAAACCAAACTTATGGTTATGGTTAAAGCTTTTGGTTATGGCAGTGGCGGTTTTGAAATCGCAAAACTTCTGGAATATCATAAAGTAGACTATCTGGGGGTTGCCTTTGCAGATGAAGGTATTGCCTTGAAAAGCGCAGGAATAACATTGCCAATTATGGTGCTTAATCCTGAAAACACGAGCTTTGGTGCCATAATCGAGCACAATTTAGAGCCTGAAATTTATTCCATAAAAGGATTAAGGGCCTTTTTGAAAATAGCCGAACAGAGAAACCTGCAACAGTTCCCAATCCATATCAAACTGGACACCGGAATGCACCGTCTTGGCTTTCAGGAAAATGACCTTCCGGAATTGATAGATACGCTCAGAGGAACTTCCTACATACAGGTAAAAAGTATTCTTTCACATATGGCAACCAGTGACGACCTGGAGCACCACGATTTTGCGAAATCACAGATTGCCCTTTTTGAAAAATTATCATCCCGATTGATGCAGGAACTTTCTATAGAGCCAATCCGTCATATCCTAAATACCTCCGGTATCAGCAATTATCCGGAAGCCCAATACGGAATGGTACGATTAGGAATAGGACTTTATGGAATTTCCAACGACCCGTCGGAAACAAAATATTTAGAAAACGTAGGAACCTTAAAATCCATAATCTCACAAATAAGAACCATACAGTCTGGTGAAAGTGTTGGTTATGGCAGACGGTTTATGGCTCAAAAAGAAACCCGAATCGCTACAATCCCGATTGGTTATGCCGACGGAATTCCAAGAAGTTGGGGGAATCAGCTGGGTTATGTGCTAATAAAAAATGAGAAAGCCCCAATTGTAGGCAGTATCTGTATGGACATGCTGATGGTGGATGTTTCTGCAATTGATTGTCAGGAAGGCGACCCGGTTGTAATTTTTGGAGAAAATCCGAATGTTACCTACATTGCTGAAAAACTGGGAACCATTCCATATGAAATATTAACCGGCATTTCGCATCGCGTCAAGCGTGTTTTTTACAGAGAATAG
- a CDS encoding thymidine kinase has translation MFLENTVNHKEQFGWIEVICGSMFSGKTEELIRRLKRAQFAKQKVEIFKPAIDTRYHDEMVVSHDSNEIRSTPVPAAANIRILAQGCEVIGIDEAQFFDDEIVSVCNDLANSGIRVIVAGLDMDFKGNPFGPMPALMATAEYVTKVHAVCTRTGNLANYSFRKANNDNLVMLGETEEYEPLSRAAYFNAMKELQEKEEGFFAKKKENK, from the coding sequence ATGTTTCTCGAAAATACAGTAAATCATAAAGAACAATTTGGCTGGATTGAAGTAATCTGCGGTTCAATGTTTTCGGGAAAGACCGAAGAGCTTATCCGCCGTCTGAAAAGAGCACAATTTGCCAAGCAGAAAGTAGAAATTTTCAAGCCTGCAATCGATACGCGCTACCATGACGAAATGGTCGTTTCGCACGATTCTAACGAAATACGCTCAACTCCGGTTCCTGCTGCCGCCAACATCCGCATATTGGCTCAGGGCTGTGAAGTGATTGGCATTGACGAAGCACAGTTTTTTGACGATGAAATTGTTTCGGTCTGCAATGACCTCGCCAATTCCGGAATACGCGTGATTGTGGCCGGACTGGACATGGATTTCAAAGGCAATCCTTTTGGCCCGATGCCCGCTCTTATGGCTACGGCAGAATATGTCACAAAAGTCCATGCCGTATGCACCCGCACCGGAAACCTTGCCAATTACAGCTTCCGAAAAGCCAATAACGACAATTTGGTGATGCTTGGCGAAACAGAAGAATATGAACCTTTAAGCCGTGCAGCCTATTTTAATGCGATGAAAGAATTACAGGAAAAAGAAGAAGGCTTTTTTGCCAAAAAGAAAGAAAACAAATAA
- the rsmI gene encoding 16S rRNA (cytidine(1402)-2'-O)-methyltransferase, producing the protein MSKLYLVPTPIGNLEDMTFRAIKVLKEVDLILAEDTRNSGKLLKHFEIGTHMQSHHMHNEHKTVENLIARLKSGETIALISDAGTPAISDPGFLLTRACVENNIEVECLPGATAFVPALVNSGLPNDKFVFEGFLPDKKGRQTRFLALAEETRTMILYVSPHKLVKTLAEFIQYFGADRPVSVSRELTKLHEETVRGTATEVLKHFEAKPPKGEIVVIVGGKSNK; encoded by the coding sequence ATGTCAAAATTATATTTAGTTCCAACACCTATCGGGAATCTTGAAGATATGACATTCAGGGCTATAAAAGTCCTGAAGGAAGTCGACCTGATTCTGGCAGAAGATACCCGCAACAGCGGCAAGCTGCTAAAACATTTCGAGATTGGAACGCACATGCAGAGCCATCATATGCACAACGAGCATAAAACGGTGGAAAATCTGATTGCAAGACTAAAGTCAGGTGAAACGATTGCCCTGATTTCGGATGCTGGTACGCCTGCTATTTCTGATCCGGGCTTTCTGCTGACACGGGCTTGTGTAGAAAATAATATTGAAGTAGAATGTCTACCCGGAGCAACTGCTTTTGTTCCGGCTTTGGTCAACAGCGGCCTGCCAAATGACAAATTTGTTTTTGAAGGTTTTTTGCCGGACAAGAAAGGAAGGCAGACACGTTTTCTGGCTTTGGCAGAAGAAACCCGAACCATGATTTTATACGTTTCACCTCATAAATTGGTTAAGACTTTGGCAGAATTTATCCAATATTTTGGCGCTGACCGGCCGGTTTCGGTTTCACGCGAATTGACCAAATTGCATGAAGAAACGGTTCGCGGCACAGCTACAGAAGTTTTGAAACATTTTGAAGCCAAACCTCCAAAAGGCGAAATTGTTGTTATTGTTGGAGGAAAAAGCAATAAATAA